In the Helicoverpa zea isolate HzStark_Cry1AcR chromosome 27, ilHelZeax1.1, whole genome shotgun sequence genome, one interval contains:
- the LOC124643192 gene encoding uncharacterized protein LOC124643192, which yields MSLSARSSSGSWSRAGGAPPDIIDLDKFMRGAVRPPRPEPALRCDQLVVDAGGFGRKQPPPPPAAPLPAPSRASSSSGSRPPPHAKRFSHDSGLSDGSYARRKTRAARRGAGEARRGAGEARPPPDNASLRAFRAVCERALLDQQAQIARVAALCERLSERPPRPPRAPPPSPDTRDVSSSSRSTRDQRRKDKHRTEECKTYKIIMNKLDELNRLFAARARSPAAPPAPRAPPPRRAAPSSVSVSVSDKVVATEPERAAQTARAGSGSARLSALRAVTHACALDIPPRDPPLRYNVATESVLQADSRVPSSAGDPRCGFDLDDPVHLYSQAKRLQALPAATRRARSVETAERRGAAGGAAGGARGGGGRAAGGRGSLCALCRGYWRALTHYLAAQIFCYPETACV from the exons ATGTCGCTGTCGGCGCGCTCGTCGTCGGGCTCGTGGTCGCGAGCCGGCGGCGCGCCGCCCGACATCATCGACCTCGACAAGTTCATGCGCGGCGCCGTGCGGCCCCCGCGCCCCGAGCCCGCGCTGCGCTGCGACCAGCTCGTGGTGGACGCGGGCGGCTTCGGGCGCAAGcaaccgccgccgccgcccgccgcgcccctCCCCGCGCCCTCGCGCGCGTCCAGCAGTAGCGGcagccgcccgccgccgcacgCCAAGCGCTTCTCGCACGACTCCGGCCTGTCGGACGGCAGCTACGCGCGCCGCAAgacgcgggcggcgcggcgcggcgcgggcgaggcgcggcgcggcgcgggcgaggCGCGGCCGCCGCCCGACAACGCCTCGCTGCGCGCCTTCCGCGCCGTGTGCGAGCGCGCGCTGCTGGACCAGCAGGCGCAGATCGCGCGCGTGGCGGCGCTGTGCGAGCGCCTGTCCGAGCGCCCCCCGCGCCCGCCCCGCGCGCCCCCGCCCTCGCCCGACACCCGCGACGTGTCCTCCTCCAGCCGCAGCACGCGCGACCAGCGCCGCAAGGACAAGCACCGG ACGGAGGAGTGCAAGACGTACAAGATCATCATGAACAAGCTAGACGAGCTGAACCGTCTGTTCGCGGCACGCGCGCGCTCCCCCGCCGccccgcccgcgccccgcgcgccgcccccgcgccgcgccgcgccctccTCCGTGTCGGTGTCGGTGTCGGACAAGGTGGTGGCCACGGAGCCCGAGCGCGCTGCGCAGACGGCGCGGGCGGGCTCGGGCAGCGCGCGGCTGTCGGCGCTGCGCGCGGTGACGCACGCGTGCGCGCTGGACATCCCGCCGCGCGACCCGCCGCTGCGCTACAACGTGGCCACGGAGAGCGTGCTGCAGGCCGACTCCCGCGTGCCCTCCAGCGCCGGCGACCCGCGCTGCGGCTTCGACCTCGACGACCCCGTGCAT TTGTACTCGCAAGCGAAACGCCTGCAAGCGCTGCCGGCGGCgacgcggcgcgcgcgcagcgtggagacggcggagcggcgcggggcggcgggcggggcggcgggcggggcgcggggcggcggGGGGCGGGCGGCGGGGGGGCGCGGCTCGCTGTGCGCGCTGTGTCGCGGCTACTGGCGCGCGCTCACGCATTACCTCGCCGCGCAGATCTTCTGCTACCCCGAGACCGCCTGCGTCTAG